A single Limanda limanda chromosome 19, fLimLim1.1, whole genome shotgun sequence DNA region contains:
- the LOC133026025 gene encoding uncharacterized protein LOC133026025: protein MPRMQSGVWRHFTPAIKDGRETFMCNYCARTYTKNATKMQMHLDKCKGYCVVSQQSPEPDGSSADASIPVPSFPFSPSAAPGGEFLIDSVDQRSQAYADECLARAAYATSSPLTLTDNVYWKRFFSVLRPAYCPPTAADLSSHLLDCEYDRVQNQVHDAIGKADCVTVICSGWSNTNETGTIVYVVATPVPLLYKCTNMKSHASASIAEELKEIINEVGPQKVFAVVTDDAPEMKAAWAQVEEAFPHVSAIGCTAFGIQQLFGDVVEQPSIKALCSRAEQVVRYVREQKLSEEISRHRPTTKIRNHTSNGGTLALAGGSDRIGVLSMFSSLLEGQTSLQEMAISPTLDIEASIRATLQDPAFWKGLISSHDLLYTIRNYIDYMKRDDTALSGVVDMFSQLRYHIGATLSGSVLHGTEQKAVLASLDKCQEFCVKPIHAAAYMLDPKYVGQQTLSGEQINSAYYVISNLSHHLNLDAGKVLASFARFSAKEGLWKGEGIWSSCQHVSASTWWKGLCSSEPLSAVASAILQIPPTTGACESLRSRFGSTEVEGPLSADRVQKLMAVQVNLNLLDPSECEYALLDSEEEKKDLFQSETQ, encoded by the coding sequence ATGCCTCGCATGCAGTCCGGTGTGTGGAGGCATTTTACTCCGGCCATTAAAGATGGCCGGGAAACCTTCATGTGCAACTACTGTGCCAGGACGTACACGAAGAACGCCACCAAGATGCAGATGCATTTGGACAAATGCAAGGGTTACTGTGTGGTTTCCCAGCAGTCACCGGAGCCTGATGGGAGCTCTGCTGATGCCTCCATTCCCGTTCCCTCCTTCCCCTTCTCACCATCTGCCGCTCCGGGGGGAGAGTTCCTCATTGATTCAGTGGATCAGCGCAGCCAGGCATACGCTGATGAGTGTCTGGCTCGAGCTGCGTACGCCACTTCCTCGCCCCTCACTCTCACAGACAATGTTTATTGGAAACGATTTTTCAGCGTCCTGCGGCCGGCTTACTGCCCGCCCACTGCAGCGGATCTGTCCTCTCACCTCTTGGACTGCGAGTATGACCGAGTGCAAAACCAGGTTCACGACGCCATAGGGAAAGCGGACTGTGTCACAGTCATCTGCAGCGGCTGGTCCAACACTAACGAAACAGGAACTATCGTCTATGTTGTGGCCACTCCTGTTCCGCTGCTCTATAAATGCACAAACATGAAGTCACATGCAAGCGCTTCTATTGCTGAGGAACTGAAAGAAATCATAAACGAGGTGGGACCTCAAAAGGTCTTTGCTGTCGTGACGGATGACGCCCCGGAAATGAAGGCTGCCTGGGCTCAAGTGGAGGAAGCGTTCCCACACGTGTCAGCTATTGGCTGCACAGCGTTTGGCATCCAGCAGCTCTTTGGCGACGTGGTGGAACAGCCATCTATTAAAGCATTGTGCAGCAGAGCTGAGCAGGTGGTGCGGTATGTGAGAGAACAGAAATTATCAGAAGAGATTTCTAGACACCGGCCGACTACAAAGATAAGAAACCACACTTCCAATGGAGGAACCCTGGCACTGGCTGGAGGATCTGACCGGATTGGGGTGCTCAGCATGTTCAGCAGCCTCCTGGAGGGTCAGACATCTCTGCAGGAAATGGCCATCTCTCCCACACTGGACATTGAAGCATCCATCAGGGCAACTTTACAGGATCCTGCCTTTTGGAAAGGGTTGATCAGCAGTCACGACCTGCTGTACACGATCAGGAATTATATTGATTACATGAAACGAGACGACACTGCGCTCTCTGGTGTTGTGGACAtgttcagtcagttgagataccACATCGGAGCCACTCTGTCTGGGTCCGTGCTGCACGGCACTGAACAGAAAGCTGTCTTGGCATCGTTAGACAAATGTCAGGAGTTCTGCGTAAAGCCCATCCATGCAGCAGCGTACATGCTGGATCCCAAGTATGTCGGACAGCAGACACTCTCCGGGGAGCAGATTAACAGTGCTTACTACGTGATATCCAACCTGTCACACCATCTAAATCTAGATGCGGGCAAAGTGCTCGCCAGCTTCGCCAGGTTCTCTGCCAAAGAGGGACTATGGAAGGGGGAGGGGATATGGAGCTCATGCCAGCACGTGTCTGCATCCACCTGGTGGAAGGGGCTGTGCTCCTCTGAGCCGCTGTCAGCCGTGGCCTCGGCTATACTTCAGATCCCTCCGACTACAGGAGCTTGTGAAAGCCTGCGGTCGCGGTTTGGAAGTACAGAGGTGGAAGGTCCTCTCTCAGCTGACAGGGTGCAGAAACTGATGGCAGTGCAAGTGAATCTCAACCTTTTAGATCCAAGTGAGTGTGAGTACGCTCTGCTGGAcagtgaggaagagaagaaagattTATTTCAGTCTGAGACTCAGTAG